The segment CGAATACAAACAAATGAACGAAGGACGAGGATAGAATTCACAACTTGGTAGGAAAAAGGACAAAATTTCTCGGTTACTTACCAGAACAACGTATAATACCTTGACTTTAGAATCATATTAATGGATGACGATACATATAacgtacaaattaaatataactcacACTTTTGTCGATTTATAATAGCAGATGACAGGATTCTTGAATTTGTTAACATTATTCACTTCGATGATTACATGCAAATTGCTTACAACTTTAACTAATCAAAGAATcgcgaataattcgtacttCTCAATTCAGAAAttcgtcgtggaatagttcgttaccttcaacgctagatggcgtttatttttcgacctcaaaccctctggtgctaaaatgcccaagtttgtcgtggaatagttcgctattttcaacgatagatggcgatcATTTATCGATCTCgtgccctctggtgctaaaagccccaagtttgtcgtggaatagtttatATCGTCCACGCTAAATCgacttctcgacaaacttgagcgttttagcaccagagggtttgaggtcgaaaaataagcgccatctattgttgaaagtaacgaactattccacgcgtGAGTAGTGCACCAAGTGCTGAAGCTGGCATCTTCTGCTCCGGTTTGCTGTCTAGTAACACTGCACACGCAGACCAAAGTCAGTAACTGTGGTTAATATGACAATTcacaatttgtatatattctctaaAAATGGAACGTTATTATATTATGCAGAATGGAATAGGTTGAACAGATCTGGAATCACAAAGGAAGAGGTACTTAATTACTCATTAATAAGAACTGCCGATATGATGCAGCGAAATAACTACTATTTCTAACCTTGTCAACGTCAATATATTACAAAGTGACTCATAAAATAGTAATTATTTCtatcaaataaatttaaattggtTGAATGTAAAATTATATGAAATTCAGGAAGCTAAATTAATGTATGGAATGCTGTTTTCCATTAAATCGTTCGTAAGTAAAATATCACCATTGGATCCAAAGGAAGGGTTTTTGTATTATAAAACGAGTAAATACACGTTACATTATTTCGAAGTCCCGTCTGGATTAAAATTTGTGTTGAATACTGATAATGCTTCACAAAATGCTAGGGAATTATTACAGCAATTGTACAAGGAGGTGAGTAAATACCTATATAATGTTTCTTAAAGACATCACTTCATAttataagaaatatttataattgagaAATTCttaagaatataaatttataaagttCAATTGCTTACATAAAATTATGTAACTAATTAACTTTTTCTAGGTTTATTTGGAATATGTTGTAAAAAATCCTCTTTGCCAATTAAATGAACCCATTCAGAGTGAGCTTTTTAAACTAAAAGTAGATGAGTTGTTTAAAAAATCTCCCTTATTTTTAAGCAGatcaatttaatttataatatgcaTAAGGAATGTAATGTATGTAAATAtaagaataatttataaaaccATTTAGTCTTCCAAGTCTAACTAATGATCCAGTATTATTATTGAATATCTGTATTAAATAAAAACGTAataacaaagaaaaaaaaaaaaatactgaccaaatttgTACAGCATAAACATATTCTTATAATTTAAAGAAGTATACaatttacattatattttgttGTATTTACGAATTTACATTCATTTTAAATGATACACTTTTGTAACACAATAAATTGTGGTCTTAATACAAAATGTACAATGACTAAAGTTTGGAGAAACTAATACTAAATGTTGTAAAAGTAGTTCATTCCTTGTGGATTTGTGTATGTTGTTTATATTAACGTATTAAAAATTGCACCCCACTTTATATTAACGAAACGTACGTTtgtttaatttatatatttaaatcatTATTTAAAATACGTAAAAATATCGGTAAAAATGCATAcctttaaaaatttgttctacATTAAGcttgccttttttttttatattttgtacCGTGTACTAGTTATTCTAGGCACATTTTCAAAATATGCATTATTTAACTAAAGTATCTACTGTGTATATATTAACAGGATATGGCAGCTCATGTCATATTTCGTAATTTGGTGGTTTTTGAATTCATACATCCGTTTATACGACTATATAAACTTCTATGAAAAATTTTTGCATAGACATTTTCTCATTTGGACGTATGACATTAACTTATCCAAATAGACATCATAGCTATTATAAACAAAAACATACATATTTGTATATATATTAAAAACATGTATATGTTTGTAGGTACGATTCAggtaattttacaaaattatgtacatatatttaaatttgttgaAACTTAAAGCCAAAAGTTTATAGAATGTAAAATCGCAAAAATAGTTCCACAATATGCTTTTTATTATATTCGTTAGTGATTCGTGCATAGTATTACGTAAATGTGTATATATGGGCAAGAAAAACAATTCAAAGTTGTTGACATGCTTAACAAAGCACCTGAAATTATCATATGTAAATCATTgaagataaaaataaataaatataagcgAAGGATAATATATTACCATATCTCTTTTTTATGGTAATCTTAAATTTTTCTCCTAAAACACTATACACTCAATACCAAGGCATACTCACTGCCTTTAGAAATATATTTCATGTTATGTATATTTTCATACATCAAAGGACAACATTTAGAAAATTTGTTCATATACAAAGACTCTTATAATACTTGTACACCCGGAGAGATGATTGACAAATCGATGAGTACGTCATCCATAGAAAATGATAATTGTTATTCGACGTAAAATGCAACGTTATAAAGACTTTATGAAGTTATTCATAATTTCGGTTCAACTTTTCATATAATCACTCTTATTTTATGTCATACAACAATGgtgtcaatttttttttgttttttttgtttttttttgtttttgttttttttttgttttttgtttgtATTCTAACGAATCCAATATGTTGGATTTGCTAGCGCTACGTTTTGCATACAAGAACATAACCTCTTGCGCATTACAACAATATTCATCCTCGCTCAAGAATGTACTGGCACAAGATGAAAATCATTTGCATTTAATTAATGTAATTTGTTTGTAACAAACGTGAggcctgtgtgtgtgtgtgtgcacgCGCGCGTAAATGTCAAATATTTACACACCTCTCGAAAATATGAATGCATATACTGTTTACTTCGATGTACTTTGCTTTGCAAAGTTAGTTTTACCTTGTTCCCTCTATTGCACTCATAGTACGTTTATACGTAATATGCATAAATATAGTAGAGTTCTGCAAATATAGTCTACTATCCGATTTTTAATCGCTAGCATCTATTTATCAGTTAACAGATTCGACGTAGATCGCCGTTTATAGAGTTACGAAATTCCTCGTTGCATCGCAATATACGTGTCGGGCGAGTTTATTATAAGTAAAGATCGAACGCATAGCTATGGTCAAATAAAGGGACAATCGACCAGGTGAGTCTCGTGTAAATGCATGATTGGCAGGTTGCGGGCTAAGCTATGGTATACCCTCCCGTAGCAGCACCGAAGCTACTACAATTTATCCCGACCGATACATGAACACACTCTAATCGTCTAATCCATTAATTGGGTAAACGGGTAGTACCTTGAGATACCCTCCCGTTGCAGAACTCTAATATACATTAAGTTCAAAGCTAATGCACGCGCACGGTGTACACTTAGAATACATATATACACACATATGTGAATACGTATCTACGCATCTCGTACTTAAAAGACGCGTGTACATCGTTAATAGATAAAATACTCAGTCTTTACTTGTTCTTAAGAGGTCACATTTTCCTCCACATTACTGGCTTTGCATTCCTCGTCGGAAGATGAAAAACGACCACCTTTATTCTGTACTCCGGCAGGAGACGGTTCTTCTATCACTGATAATCGCTTCTCGCGATCCGTAGACACCGTCGAACTATAAAAGAAGACATTTCTCAAAGTGGCAACGTTGACCCGTTCCCGCGACACGTTATCGTCCGCTGCGGAATCAATATTCGAGTCGCCGTTACAATTCCTGAAAATAGCAATAATATAATCGTTATGCATTTTAATTGATATTTAAATCCGGACGTACTTTGAAGTTTTTTGAGCATCCGTTTCTTGTTCCGTTTCCTTGTTGCGTTTACGTCGTCCAGTGCTTCGATTGCTCACCCCGCATGTACTAACAACACTTTCTTGATCCGCCTCGATAAAACTAACATGATCATCGAATCTGACGCGTTCAGAACCGCCGTCTTCGCCGCAGACAGTCCAATTACTCGAATCGCTACACTGACGATCTAACGTCGGTTTGCGTCGAGCGCGTTTCGCTAAACCTGGTGCTACCTCTTCGAGCGAACTTAAAGACGTAGCTTGTCCTGCCGAGTCCATGTGACCCCCGACAATAGAGCTTGCCCCTTGCTCCCCTTCCGTAGGTCTTCCTCCGTTGATCGAACTACCATCTATCTATACgttatacaataaaatttgttcgcaAATTTTGTGACTTGAACTAAACAAAACACTTATAACATCAACAAACGAGGAACCGAATCGATGGATTGAACTTTTTCTCTACACCGATATCGATCTAACTTTGATTATGCGATACCTTAAAATTTTGAACGGAGCCAGCCGAGGCTCTCGTGGAAGCTGCGCCATCATCCAAAGCGATGGACGCGTTTACAGACTTTTCTGACAAACTGGTCGTGGCGGACACAGTTTCGCTGCACAGGCTGAATCGTTGCGTGGACGTCACGTCCGCTTGAACTTCCAATCTGTTTCGAAACGTAGCGTATGTATAAAACTCGGACGATATTTCCAAACTATTAGGCGTTATAGAAACGAGTAAACTATAATCTACCTCTGACCACCCGGAAGGACGCTGGAAGCTATGCTTCCGGCGAGACTGGTGCCAGCGAGAGCTACGTTGCTGGCGCTCTCACGGTCATTTTCTCGACCCAGCTTTTCCAACTGGCTTCCGCTGCCTAATGAAAGCGAAGCTTCTCCTATCGAAGGATTACCGCCACGATGACTCGCGACATCTATCGATGCTGCatctattataaatattacgCTTGTAATTACGTTTAAATAAGTTTGATGTAGGAGGATCGTAGACACTTACAGTTCGTTTGTaaatgtaatatttaaatacgAATTAAATGTATTTACCTCCTCCGTTGCGGGTACCCAAAGAACCCATCAGTTCGTTCTCGTCGTCAAAATCAAATCGAACACCCGTTCCATTGGTCGAAACGCCACAACCTCCGCTTCGACAAAGAGAAACTGGGACCACACCGTAGACGTAAAATAACAGAACGGGAACACCGATACCCACGGCCAATCCTGCTAATATTGGCGATACTAACACCTGCAACAATTGTCCAAATTTGTATGCATTGCGATTGTTCCTTGTCAGTTCTATAGCGACGCACAGTGGTGTAACAAattcaaaaaattgattttatttttccgTAAATCAAAAATACAACCTTTAGAAAATAAGTTCTCAAAATAACGAAATTAGAGACTATTTTGGTGCATAATGTACTTAATTAGGTTGGTTACAGATATAAGGGCAAACCAGTTACTTTTTTCTCTCTACACAGAAATACATTATTGTCTGAAACGTCACAAAGTTATCCTCGTCACTTTGGAGAACTACTAGTACTCTGTTAATTGTATTATATCTCACTCCCTTCCATTGTTTCACGTTCTCGTTCTCGATGTATACAAAAGAGCGAGCCGGAGAGGTAACGACGATCAAATTCCATCTATCTCACCGAGAAGTTGTCGCCGCATAACTTCTCAGACAATACTAAGTCATTCTCGATAACAAAGGAACGTAcaagtattttttaaaatatatggTTTCTAATAGCTGAAGGAAAATCTAAAAAAAACTGAAAATGTAGTCCTGTTTGTTCTCTTCACAGGTCAATTTTCAAAGAAGGCGACACTTTAAAATTAACcgtatgaaaattaataaaagttTACGATGTAACGAAGCGTGTTGGGGCAGTCGTGCGTTGCATACTGTGTAAAAGCCAGGCGGATGCGTTGCTTCTGTCGCACAGCCATTTTTACTCGCATTTACATAACTTTCACTTTTTAGCTTTGGAGAATTACAAAATCTATATGAAAAATTTAGAATACAATCCCACGAGTAGTTTTAAGAATTTTTCTTCGGAAGAATGTTAATCCCTATCTCATGGTCTCCATGAAACAGTGACAACTTCACTGTTTCCAACAATAAGTGCCATTGACAAAGACTGAGTTTCCAATACTTATCGACCGTATTACAAAGCATATTTATTGCAAAGTTACCGATCATTCTTTGCCCGAGACCTTGCAGCTGTCTATATGCATAGCAACGGCAGGTATAGCCTCCTAACCCCTAGTATCGCATGACTGGACCGATACGCTTCGCAGCATTAACTTCAATTAAATATCATACGATTAATTTTATAGtatcattttctttttttaaatactgGTCCACCAAAAAGGACAAACAGTTTTATAATCTTTTTATAAACCATCGACCATCTAATTCCTAGCAGTGTTTGGCGAATTTTTATTTAGACAAACTTTTATTCGTAACAAACGAGCATTGCAAACGACGACTTATTCAGATGAATCGTACAGATAAAGccgttttatttatataattatcgaGACAAATATTTATTCTAATAATAGTCCCGATGAGCCAGAGACGACAGCCAAGTTGTTTGTGAGTTTTATTCGATCTATCCCTTGCGCACATAAATTTTATACTCGTTCAGCGTGAAATATAACTTCGTTCTGTGACTAAAATTCTAACTTTCAAATTACGATTAACGTtgtttgtttcaaatttctatCTAGACGAATCTCATCGAAGTTAAGGACTACTGGCACGCGCAGAACGATCTGTTTTCCAGATTCCCATCGAGCGTACAGAAGGCAGGAGGAGGAGAAACTACGCGAACAAACTTTCGTCTAGATAAATGTTTGTCCGGACAAAGTTTGTTTCCCCATCTGGACAGAATACTGCAGAATACTGTATAATTCAATTTTGTTTAGATAATGATCTAGACGTTTATTCTAATAATAGTCACGAGCCAAAAACGAGACGTGAAACCAAGTGATTCGCAACTAAATTCTAACTCGTTCAACGGGAGATGTAACTTTTGGTCTGCGATCGGCGCATAAACGTTGTTTATTCAGAATTAGTATCTGGATAAAACCCGTAACTCTGGGACGAGCCAAGAGGATTACTGGCTCACGCAGCCGATCTGTTTTCCAGATTTTCATCGAGCGTGCGGAAAGGAGCGTGGCGGGCAGCGGAACAGGAGGCGGAGAAAGTGCACGACGAGCAGCAGAAGGTGTGGGAGGTGCGGAAGGAAGGATATTGATCGGGCGGGTAGGAGTACGCGCATGGGAGATCCTCTCTGTCCCACCCTGCGGCTTGCATCCACCTCTGGGTGGGCAACGACGGAACGTGCGTAGTGTCAGTTCGTACTTTAAGATCCACACTGCGCCAGAATCGAAAGGGGTACGGCGCTAAACAAGTGCCCGCCGTTCGTATCAGGTAGCTGGTGGCCTAGGGTGTGTCGCGGGAACGTCGTTTGCGATCCCGATGAGAGGACGTCGAACTTGGTCGGGCCGCACGCTCGAGGACCGGTCGACGTAACAGGAAGTAGACGGGACACGCGACGAATCCATTCATTGCCGGTGATTTCGCGAAGCGACCCGAGAGGCTCGAATACACACCCGTGCCGCGCTACTATATGCGAACCAGTCGAATAGGCGCGTTCTGCCTATTATCCGTCGCGAGCGTAGATGTGCTTTATCAGCGTCGTTCGGGTAATACATCAGGACCGACGACACTCTATTTTCCCCCCTTCTGTTTGGCTAACGAGTAATCGATCTCGCGCGTTAGCCGCAGAAAACACAGGCTGAATCGAGATTATGTCCAATTGGGATTGGAAAGACATGGATTGGGATTGGGAAGACGCGGAGGATTCCCCCAGCGAAACCGAGGAGCAGAAGCCGGAGATTGATAAGGACTGGCTCGACGGTATCCTAAGGGAATTTCACAAAGAATCGGTTAGTTCGATAGAGACTATGATTTCCAGTTAACGGTTGCCCCGTAGGAATGTTTAAACTATTACTAAAGGTCGTTTAAACATTGTAATGCACAGGTCACGATAACCGAGTGTAACGTAAACCCGGGATGTATGAGCAACGAAAGCGTGCTAAGCACTATAATTAGCGTTAAAGTCAAGTACGTGTTGAACGAATCGAACACGACGCAGGACCTGTCGCTGATCGTGAAAGAACTACCGAAAGACGCGTTCAATCGTTACTACGTTAACGAGGGCCAGTTCGATCTCAGGGAAATAAAATTCTACACACAGGTAAGCGATCGACTAATTGCTACGTACGACGAATATAACGAGACTCTGTTTACGATCAGGTCATGCCAGACTTGAAGGAATTCCAAAAGAAGCAACTGGCGTTGGAGGAGAACAGGTCCGGGGACGAAATTTCGCTGCCGGTCCCGATGTGTTACCACGCGCAGTACACGCCGGCGGAGGAGACTGACGACAACGTCACGACGCCCGATTCGATGCTGGTGCTGCAAGATCTCCGTGACTACGACTTTTGCAACATCAAGTTTCGAAAAGGGATGTCGTACGATCAAACGAAAGTCGCGTTGGAGGCCATAGCGCGTATACACGCGCACTCGTTGGCGATGAAGGTCATCGAGGGACAGTCGCTGTCGGAGCGTTATCCGTTCCTCTTCCAAACCGCAAAAGCGACGGACTCGTATCAGCATCTAGTCGAGCGTGGTTTACCGCAGCTAGCCAAATTTCTGAGAAACACCGGATTGGAGGCAATACTCGAAACCCTGCTCGTGCTACGACCGAGAACCAAACACATAATATCCGCGCTTCTCGCGCCAGAAGGGCCGCTCACGCTGATCACGCACACGGATTTCTGGAGCAACAATCTGCTGTTCAAAGACGGGCCCAACGGCCTCGAGTGTTGCATCCTCGATTGGCAAATGGTCACTTACAGCAGACCAACCAACGACATCGCTTTGCTGATAGTGAGCTCATTGCCAACCGAGCTGCGTCGAAAGCACACGGAAACCTTCCTCGATATCTATTGGAACGCCCTGACCAGCACGTGCTCGCGCCTCGGCGTAGACATACCCAAGGACTTGGGTTACACGAGAGAAGACCTGAGCAAGGATTACAGACGATCGCTGCTTCTCGCGCTTTTGCTTTGCATCGGATCGGTAGACGTTGCTTTAGGCGATCCCGACACCGAACAACGACTGATCGACGCCCTGAAGGATCTTCACAGCGAAGGCGTGTTCACAGACGAGACTGCCATCCCGACGAGCGAAAATGATTCTTAGTCAGCGTGATCGTCGCTCATTATAGCGCCGCAGTGAATTAATGCtaccgcgcaagatgtaaatcggaAGGGCAACTTGGTGACTCGAACCGATCGGCCAGATGTTCGATCAGAGGCGACCATGGACGTTAAAATCGCGATTAACGTGATCTTATCACGAGCAAAAGGCTTGTGCCGATAACGACGTAATTGCGGGTAGCTAAAGAAATCGAAGTCACGTTAAATGCCGCTATCGTGGAAAGCGTAGAGCCGATAATATAGACTTTTGCGTTCAAAAAAGTATCTGGTAATGGAGAAAGTATTAACAAACATACGTAGAAAATTGCGTCATCGATATACACTTTAAGATAATATTTGGTATGTTACTTATAACACTTATGTTTCAGCGCGACATAAGCAGACAGAACATCAATAAATACCACATGAAATTATAATATCGATAATAACTCGAGAGCTAAATAATTGCTAATAGCGCGTATGCTATAAAATAATTTAGACCTTTGGTGAGACTTTAAACCAATTAAGTGTATCGATCGTTTGAATCGAAACTGTTTCTCCGACTGCATTTCTTCCCGCAATTATTGTAACGGCTATAAGACCGACATTCTGTTATCGCTAATTTACATACGCAATAATTATATTGTTCTCTTTCTTTGTACAAActacataaataaaatatacctTGATGTTGTCATGAATTTATAGAAATGTTTGCGTTTATGCGTATAATAATGATTCCCAACAAAAATTTTTATACATAATTAAATATCTATTACTATTATCTCGAAAGAATGCTTTCATAACCAGACCAATAGCAATACGTGCGGCACTTAATAACGTTACTAAACCGTGAAATATATTTAATCGTGAAAGACACTAATTTAATAATGAACCAAATTGAatataaaaagtaaaatttttactTACGGATGCAGTGACACCGCCAACAATGAAGGCATTCCTCTTGTGTTTGTTAGCTTTTTCGTACCTTGTATACAATTCCTTCCCTACCCATACCGGTATACCTGTGACATAAAATATAAAGTTACGAAGCAGTTCGGTACAGTTTTTCCGTATTAAGCTGTGGAAACTTTTTTTCCCGCATTCATTGTTCTGGCACGAGGAGAACCAACCAATAATCATGTTTCACTAACCAATAATCATAGCAGGTACAGCTATACCAGCGGCCAAACCAATTCCAACAGGAGCTCCTACTAACGTTCCAAGTTGCCAAAGGATCTTTTTCTTCCTAGACCATGGTTTCTTTCCCCAAAAGGTACAACCGGAAGGACTGTAAACCAATGAAAggtcataaaataaaaattatattaccaGCGCAATATTCAAACTGTATGTTATATTAAAAGCTATAATACCTTAAATAATGAAGATCACTGATTTCTTTCATGCACAACCAACAAAATTCCGCCCCACAAACTGCGCAAATCATGTGATTGCAACTTCCATCATCCATTTTACCAATAAAGACCTGACATCTTGGGCAAGGTTTAATGTCATCTCCTGTAAAATCATTTTATgtacaatattatattatactaaTTTATCAAAACATAGTAATACGAACTATACGTACTGTGTTGCGAATCACTTTGGCTGAAACTGAGAGACGAGCTACGTTCATAGTACTGAGCGCGCTGGGCTCTGGCGGCATCGCATGTTTGATTAGGATGCCATTGTGCTTTACAGTGGTAACAAAAGTATGAATCACATCCTGGCCGCTCGCAACGCAACTTTGGACACGATGCGCAACCGCTGGCGATAACTGCAAAACTACAATCTGGTGCAGGACACCATCTTGCATCGGGTTCCACAGCAAGTACTCTTCGTACCATAAAATCTTCGTACTTTTCCAACTGTGTTTGGTCGTTTAAAATCATGCGTATATCTATATAAAGGTAAATCTCAATAACAAAAGGTATCTTGTTAACGATAATATGTTTTTTCTTAACACA is part of the Colletes latitarsis isolate SP2378_abdomen chromosome 10, iyColLati1, whole genome shotgun sequence genome and harbors:
- the Bet5 gene encoding blocked early in transport 5 — protein: MTIHNLYIFSKNGTLLYYAEWNRLNRSGITKEEEAKLMYGMLFSIKSFVSKISPLDPKEGFLYYKTSKYTLHYFEVPSGLKFVLNTDNASQNARELLQQLYKEVYLEYVVKNPLCQLNEPIQSELFKLKVDELFKKSPLFLSRSI
- the LOC143346822 gene encoding putative oxidoreductase dhs-27; protein product: MSNWDWKDMDWDWEDAEDSPSETEEQKPEIDKDWLDGILREFHKESVTITECNVNPGCMSNESVLSTIISVKVKYVLNESNTTQDLSLIVKELPKDAFNRYYVNEGQFDLREIKFYTQVMPDLKEFQKKQLALEENRSGDEISLPVPMCYHAQYTPAEETDDNVTTPDSMLVLQDLRDYDFCNIKFRKGMSYDQTKVALEAIARIHAHSLAMKVIEGQSLSERYPFLFQTAKATDSYQHLVERGLPQLAKFLRNTGLEAILETLLVLRPRTKHIISALLAPEGPLTLITHTDFWSNNLLFKDGPNGLECCILDWQMVTYSRPTNDIALLIVSSLPTELRRKHTETFLDIYWNALTSTCSRLGVDIPKDLGYTREDLSKDYRRSLLLALLLCIGSVDVALGDPDTEQRLIDALKDLHSEGVFTDETAIPTSENDS
- the LOC143346817 gene encoding E3 ubiquitin-protein ligase RNF19A, giving the protein MFKENDNSSGGCSGTAPRSRRILPRFSLRRLLYSSPLIGRRIARTPSSSNRNTKTKDQAGSRNTDVEKGEARVSNGSSHFQFQNIDLQRASSKGSVLSSAGKSNENGLMECPLCLAEFPVDFFPVVQSCHHRSCYDCFQQYLKVEISESRVNIACPECSEPLHPNDIRMILNDQTQLEKYEDFMVRRVLAVEPDARWCPAPDCSFAVIASGCASCPKLRCERPGCDSYFCYHCKAQWHPNQTCDAARAQRAQYYERSSSLSFSQSDSQHRDDIKPCPRCQVFIGKMDDGSCNHMICAVCGAEFCWLCMKEISDLHYLSPSGCTFWGKKPWSRKKKILWQLGTLVGAPVGIGLAAGIAVPAMIIGIPVWVGKELYTRYEKANKHKRNAFIVGGVTASVLVSPILAGLAVGIGVPVLLFYVYGVVPVSLCRSGGCGVSTNGTGVRFDFDDENELMGSLGTRNGGDAASIDVASHRGGNPSIGEASLSLGSGSQLEKLGRENDRESASNVALAGTSLAGSIASSVLPGGQRLEVQADVTSTQRFSLCSETVSATTSLSEKSVNASIALDDGAASTRASAGSVQNFKIDGSSINGGRPTEGEQGASSIVGGHMDSAGQATSLSSLEEVAPGLAKRARRKPTLDRQCSDSSNWTVCGEDGGSERVRFDDHVSFIEADQESVVSTCGVSNRSTGRRKRNKETEQETDAQKTSKNCNGDSNIDSAADDNVSRERVNVATLRNVFFYSSTVSTDREKRLSVIEEPSPAGVQNKGGRFSSSDEECKASNVEENVTS